TTtattcaagttttacaaaaataaaatttttaattttttttttttgtaatttatggTGTTGTACCTTATGTATAgggtttcttttcttttttcatttctaacccaaACTTTTActcttttgcaatttagacccttagtttttttacttttaacctaaagctttacatcttttgcaatttaaccccaactctttttatttttcaattttggtTCACCATACTTTTCAGCATTCCCAaatttttcgtttcgttctaaattttgcgagtcaacgcaccgcaacgtgcgtgtagggttcaacatttttcgtgtatttttttcccgtttggcCCGTCACAACACATCAATATTTCTCCATTTGACAAGTTTGTCacaacacgcgggtcctggattgacttagttattttttctatgttttacatttCAGTTTAATTTCTCTacaacgagcgtgcgtgattcaaagattttacgtctgcttttcgatCGGCTTcatttttttctgtttttattttttttgtttttacgaTTTTTTCCAATGTTGGTGATTGCTGATAGTGGTATAGCATTGGTACTACTTGACACAGTTTTACGACAACCACTGCAACGcgggggcttaatactagtttaatgtatatatacatccattttcatgtatttataatcaaaagttttagcccaaatttggttttggctattaactgaaattaaatgAATCAAACACAAAACCATTAATCTAACTGAATAAACCAAACCGATTAACTGAAAatcatcataatcatcatcatattcagtaaatcccatcaacaacggggacaaaggccgattactggatgtacccttttgtctttcggctatcaacgccaccacataaTGCATGATTGATCATCCGCCgctttttaacattattttcatgaaattattaaaataacgttaaaattagtgcaatttcacttttgccccatAAGGGCCCACACATGTATACACTATATTGGTTAATAAAGTAGAGTAATCAATGACTTCGAtttcggttgaggataataatAATCTAACCAACCGAACAATGCACACCGTGGCAATGTTCGTGTTTCTCGCCGCATCGCGCGCGAACCTATTAATCAAAACCGGTTATTGGTGAGCGATAACTAAATCGTTAACCTAAACCAAACCAAAAACAAACAAACCCGAaccaaaatcaacaaaaaattgAATTAATTTGACATTGAAAACTGGATTAACCAAAAACCGGTTATCATTTTTTTTGTATTCTTGTTTAACCAAAATTAGCTGAACCGAATCGAATGATTCATATTTTGATacatttctagcttttatacctccggtttatatatttcatattttatatctccatttcatatatttatagtttcatttcatgtatttatacctcaatttcatatatttataagCAAAATTTTTACCCACGTTTGGTTTTTActattaactgaaattaaatAAACCTAACCAAATAAATCGTTGTGACTAACCGAAAACCggttggttaataaaatagactatcgATGACTTTGTTTTCGGCTTCGGTTAAGGATAATAACCGAACCATTCACAGCATATTGAAATGTATTACCCGATTACTTTGCTTTTGATATATATCTATTATAATGATGctacaataaatattatatgaataagaaaactactAAATACAAGTATCACAATGTGATGTGTCGCTCCCGCTGCATCGTGCGGACATCCTGCTAGTAAAATTGTCATACCCATACTAATTTAACGCTAATATATATCATTAAAGTAAGCATTTTATATGAAAATgccacttaacaaaaacttttaaGTAGTAagtctttttaaacatgtttacaACATCCAAAAACATGGTTAACAGTGTTTACATAATCcactttttataaaacaaaatgaGATCAATGCGAAAGCTTCATTTAtttgtgtgttcggttcttgttcTTCGCTTGATCGTCATTTGGATACTCATAACGTTCACCTAtattcaaaaccaacataatcatTAGTTATGAGGCTTTGAAAACCATATAAACAAGTTCCAtgatcaaaacaaacaaaatcaaacaatCTGCCAACTTTTAGGCCTCTCGCGTGCCGCGAGAGGCTTGGTTGGTtttctcgcgggccgcgaccaagGTCGCGTGACGCGACAGTGATTCCGGGTGGTCGTCGCGCGACGCGACAACCCGATTTCGACAGAAGGTTTGCCTTTTTGATGCTGCAAATGCCCAGCTATCAATTTTAACCAAATTCCAACTTCGAAATAGCAAAACTTTTGATCTACTTATCCGAATTACGTGATTCTTGTTTCTATGCGTCCGTAATACAATTACGGATCCGTTTATCATCTCGGTTCGCATTAAAAGCTGATTTATAAGCAAACGGCTTGTAAATCCTTTATaccattatttgacccgttttatTTAGCATCATACATCATGTTTATTAATGTTGGTTGTTTCTTGTCATTtttacccattcccgggcttgtcaAACTTTGTCGTTTTCGCCCCCATTACATGGTTTGCGCACGTATTTACATCATGCTTGTTATCTACAATTCAAGCATGCACATCTTAACAATATTCAACGAAATCAAGTTTTTCTATAATTTGGCCCAAACCCAAGGGCTCATTAAATTAAGTTTTGGCGTGTCCGTTTATCGGCTTATGCACTCATTCTACCGAATTATTGTGTGACATTCAAGTCACTTCAAAGCACTATCGTTTTTAACAtctaattgacccatttggttaTCGAGTGAAATCCTTCACTTCAATGACATACCAAACATGTTTTAACTATCTAtattgacccgtttggttgtcaaTTGAGTTTCATCACTTCAATGACATACCAAACTTATTCATTTCGTTATAATAGCATTAACATAATTACAACTAGCTTATCTATACAATGTAACGAAACAACAAGTTGCGTACCTTTCAAAGCTTATTCTTTAAGCGCGCGTCCGCTCCGACTTGTCCGATTGAAGATTCGACCaccttgcctatagagttcaaccaacAACGTGTTTAGAACTCATATCGTTTCATATTACACGTAATTTGCCATATTATTCAATTACgtgtttctttcaaaatctcaACATATTAGCGTtcgtttaggcattttaacaaacaccttgtgggcatgaTTATTATACATCTCCTATCTAGTTCATAATCAACTTTCAACCAagttttaaatcatcaaatttcAAGCCCTTATGCCTAGCATTCATAATCAACATCAAGACTTGCATCATACATCAGGTTTACACTATTTCAACATTGAAATTCATGTGTTCATCGCAATGATATACAACCCACTTAACACATATTTGGGAGTTCATCAATTTTATAGTTTTTAATCAATAAATCATTAAACTTTCAACTATGGTTTGTTCCTAAACATGGATTTAACATAGAATCATTCATATATTCAATATTCAAGCAATAATTTCGATTTCAAGTGTTCACCAAGAATTCGAGACGTAACCAAATGATGAAaattgacataccttatgatcctctAACTTGAGTGATCACTAATTTCAGCTTGGTTTTAGTTAAATCTCGATCTCCTTCTTGAATTTGAGTGATTTTGTATCAATTAGGGTTCAAGTGAAAGAACCCTTTTTGCCTCCTGTGTAATCTTTGACCAGAACACACAcataagtgtgtgttttggtttttgatttttatttaattaacttTATTCATAATTTCCCTTTTAGCCCTCTAAGGttttcaaattttataaaagatGCTTTTATTTACTATTTTCTTATcatttactaatattttgttaaCTAGGTTGTTTACTCCTAGTTTCCGTTGATTTTGACCAACTCTcgtttttatataatatataattatatttaaatttaatattttcggggtgttacaaaaatTGTATAAAAAACTATTTGTTATGCTGATATTTTTTTGTGTAGTGATGTAATTTTCTAGTTTTACTTTTTCTAGAAAGTAAATGATGATGTTGAAGGAAATATGCGATGGTCCTTACAcgaatttttattaataaaagatGTTAAAAGTCTAACTTCTCTAATTTACACGCAATTTAGTTGTTGGTTAATTGACAATGCATTATAAAGTTTATCCCGACTTCAAgacgtaaaaataaaataacacgTTAAAAACAACTGTTTATTTCTCTCATGAGATACTTGAAAtcgacttgataaaaactcgaatCAGTTCAAGTTTCAACGAGCTCGAGTCTAAAACTAAACTTGCATAAACAAGTACTAGACAAAGCTTCAAGTATCGAGTTTTAGTAGGCTCACAAGTCTAAAAGAGTCTACTTTTTAAATTGcttttatttaacatgttaaatatatatatatatatatatatatatatatatatatatatatatatatttacaaaataacTACTTTATATAATATTTTGATAGAAAAAAAATACTAAATGATATATATTTTATCTTATATAAAAAACTATAACTATTAATATACATACACATGATATTAGGGAATTACAAAAAGCAGGAATCAGGAAATCACTGGTTTCACATGTAAAAGAACACGTTAAAAATTCAGTTTTACATTTTTCCCTTAGTTTTGTATATACACATGTAGAAGgcattcaaataaaaaaaaattactttttgtaaaggattttttttttactctttttaaaactagtttttgaactttatttatatttttttaattttttttattaaaacggATTTTATATGTGTTTATATACAAAAATTATGAAAAAGATTAAGTGAATTATTTTCTACATGTAAAAAAGAATTTTAGAagtttttttatgtgttttacaAAAGATTCTTCAATTCCTCACTTTTTGTGATTCATCAATAAACACACCCTATAAATTGATAtaactaaataaaataattaataaataacaaTTGAGTCGAACTAAGGGTGTAGGGAATGGTTGGACACTTTAAATAGGTAAACTCCCAAATCACTCAATCATATAGCGTCATATCAATTGTTTACCTGATGCTAAAAAACGTTGGCGGTGTTTTACCTAATGgggtttaggtaaactatttaaaaaaaaggaaaaatatgTGATTGGTTAAGAAGGCATGGGCCCCACCACACACCCCCATCTCTCTCTCCCCTTCCCTCCCTTCACCGAGTCGGTGATTTCTCCCCCAAAATCGGTAAACAATTGAGCGGTAAAGTGGTGGCTGTGATTGACGATTCGACAAACACAAGTTTACCACCCCACTCCGGAGGGCCTAAGGGCATACGGTGTGGTTGAGAGATGGGGGCGGCAAAGccgtttgccgcgcggcaaacaccgccgccaaccAACATCGAATGCGGCAAAACATCAACGGCGGTGAGGCATTACCGAAGCGAGAAGAAGAGAGAGAGGGtagtgagagagagagggggtattgtgggtggggtccatttctatctcaaccaatcacacctttttccttttttttttaaaaaatagtttaccacttcaccaattgtctaaaccattgccaacatttttcaccaaagtttaaacacttttgccaaattgacatggcgcgctctgattggtcAGTTTTTTCTTTTGCCACTCTAAactgtttaaccactccttataccctaagTCTTAATTTGTTTACACCCATTTGATTAATGAGGGAAAGACGGTGAGTTCAAAAATTGGGTTCTCCACTTTGAAAGACATCAAGACTTATATGTCCTAAGAACCAATGAAGTCCTACTACACTCCTACTTACGTCAAGTCCTAAAAACCAATGAAGTCCTACTACACTTCTACTTACGCCAAATTATTATTAGGTGAAACATAATTTAATTTGCTGGGGTATTTCATTaacaaaataagatgaaaatacTATCGTTGTTTTACTACATATAATTGATAAAAAGTCATAGCTAGTTGTGGAAtgataatagtaatagtaatagtttCAGTAGTAGtagtagatgatgatgatgatcctcAACTGAAATCAAGGTCATCGATTAGTTATTTTATTACCCAATCTGTTTTCAATTAATCGGTTCAGTTAGATTGacgatttttggtttgattcatttaatttcagttaatagccaaaaccaaACTTTGGCTAAAATTTTTAattagaaatacatgaaatttAGGTATATATTAAAATGATGTGTAGGTACATGAAATGAAGGTATAAACACATAAAATGGAGgtatatatatgaaataaatgaactaaaaatataaaagctacaaatatatgaaaatatgaatggttcgATTCAGTTAATTTTGGTTACATGAAGATACAAAAAAATCGATAAGCGTTTTTGGTTAATTCGGGTTTCGGTTAATCAGTTTTTAGTTAACTCAATTTTCGGTTGATTTTGGTTCAGTTTCGGTTAACGATTCAATTATTACTCATCCTGAGATACTCTTAATCACATAACAaatcaattttttaattaaaaaaaaactatagcaatactatatttaaattaaagagaataaaatattcgtttatatggtgtaatttaaaaaaaataacgtaCTAAAAAATTATAACCGTTTAAAAATCATCGTTAGACAAATCTTTTTTGATAATTGAAGTTGTATTTATTAATAATCTTCTAAAAAGCTATCTATTTTGTCCTATATAAAACCTACTTGTCCAAAattgataaaaataaataattcaGACAAAAGTATACTGCCTTTATAGGTTTATACAACTtttaaggctggagggtgtggttaGAGTCCTCTAGGAGTTTTATCAGGCCACATAAGCGACACGTAGGATTCATGTCCCTCCTTTAATTTGCATGGTGTGAGATGGagccccctattaaacaaaatttaaaaaaaagattTCATTAGACTAAAACTAGTGGACCCCACCTGAACCTTTCAACTTTGGCGTTACCATGGTGGCGAAGTAAAGATGGCGCCCCCCTCTTAAAATGGAGGGTGTGGTGATGGAGCCTTATGAGGCGCTATACATGGTGAGCTGGCGGGGGTGACGCCCTCACACCCTCCACCCTAAGACAAAGTTAAAAGTAAAGCCTAAACTTAAAATTTTAACAATGAGATACTTGCTATAAGTTatagttaaaattttaaaaactaaGAGATGAAATGACAAGTTTAAAAACATTGAGACGGCGAATCCTATGAAATAGAACAGAAGTAGACAAACTATTAAAACAGTTTCAAAAGTTCCCTAATTATTAGTTTAGTTTTATTTGGGCTGATTTCGACAAAGTTAACAAGAAAATTATAAATGAATGTCCTTAAATATAAATCAAATATTATCACATCTAGGTTGTAAACTCAAAGAAGAAGCGTCTTATTATCTTAATCTACTCGAAAGTCAAAAAGCATCAACTCTAAATTAAATGTAGAGCAGATTAGGATATTTTGATTTAGTGTATTTATGTCATTTCAAAACTTTAGAGCTTAGCATTTTTAGCAGGTGTTTTGCCAGGTTCAACATAAACGAACCTAAAGTTTCATATGGTTTAAATGGAATAGTTTGGACCACAAACTCGTTCGACGCTCGGTATTGGTTTCAACTTGTCATATACACACACATGTATATTGTACATATGTGATCACAAGTAAACATCCATTATCCTGAATCAAATGGTGACTCGTCATTTCTTTGTTTCCAAGATGGCGTAGATCAAAGTGAAGCATCGTAATTCTTACCAACATATACACGCATTGGGTTAACTAAGAAAGTTTTTACAAGTTAAAAATCTTTATCAGATGAATGTGTCTATAAATATTATTATCATAAATTGTGATCAAGGATAATTTGGTCTTCCATAAAAATGTGATTATAAGGATTAAAGAGGTAGAGAGAGACCTGCTATTATGCTTTTCCATTTTCCAGTCTAGTTACATATCATTTGCACCCAAAACAACTACAATAAAAGATATATCTacagttctttttttttttcattcctagAGAGACAAACAGGATCTACAAAGGTAAAGAAGCCCACATCATTGGTTTTTTCCAGTCCCTGAATCGGAAAAGCTCGAGTCATCATTGTTTGAACAAGTCCCGCCAGAGTCACCCAGTAGATCAACCAAATCACCTCCGTCAAGGCACCTCCTCATAACACCACTGGACCTCTCAGTCAATGAAACCAAGCCCATAGCAGCAATGCTATTTGCAATTGCATGGTTCACGTCTGTAGCTCCCCCATAGAGACCCCTGCTTCCAGACACAAGTCCGTTTTGATTCCCATCAACATGGGCGAGAACCGAGGGCAGCTGACTTGATCCGCTGATTAGCAGCCGGAGGGTATCCCTTGCGCTCTTCTCAGCCATGGATTCAGTTTCTTGGATCAATGGGCTCACCAGTGCCTGGTGAAGCGGTGGGATGGTGACGTTCATAGCAGGACCACCGCTCACCAGGTAGGCTTGCCCGGAAGAACAGATGTCAATCACCGGGATGTGGACTATTGAATCAGTCATCAATGGGGTGAAAAGCGGGATCTGTTGAGAAGTTGGCATAGATATGGGTAACCGAACCAATGGTTCGGGTAAAAAAGGCGGGATTTCATCCAGATTAAGAGTTGGTTTTGGTGTTAAAAGGCTGGATGATGTTGAGCCTGCGAGAAGTGAAGAAAGAGGAGGTAAGGTATATGAGTCGGCCACTGAAGAAGATGCCACAGTGTATTGAAGTGTGGATGCGACAGGCGGACACCAACAATAATAAGGAGAAAACGGAGGAATCGGAGGAGTAGAACTTAGGACGGATGTGTCATCTATGGTTTTCTCAGCTAAACCAACTTCTAACCCAGTTACCAATGGGAACAACATGCGGGTATCAATAGCTGATTCGGGAATCTTGCCTTCAGAAGACTGATCTGAAGTAGATACTATAGGAGAACTTGAAGAAGAAACTGAAATGGCATCGGGATTTTCAACACATGAAAAACTGCTTGCTTCCCCCTTTCGCCTCAATTTATCCTTGACGACGTTTTTCAAGGAAGCCAAATTTCTAGGTGAGCCTTCTTTAAAAGAATTTGCTTTCGGGCTCAGACTACGTGAAGACTTGAGTGCCGATTGTGAACTTTTACCAGTTCCGCCATGACCTAAAGAGGTTGTTGAGGAGGAAGTGGTTAATAACATGGGTGCGGTGCTATTATTCTCATTTGACCCAACAAGACAAGTTCGAAGATGAGTCACAAAACATTCAAGACGAGAATCACTAATTCCAGTTAAATCAGCAAGGGAAGGCTTCTTCTCAAGTAAATTCTTCATCTAAAAACAGAGTATGCAGCATATTAGTATAGTGGGAAAAACTCGTTTTGCATGTCATTCGCTAAACAAGATACCTACCTTATCAAGCAACTCATTACCGAGAAGTATGGACTTCTCAGAGCACCAAAAGTAAAAAGGTTCATCAATAGTAGGAATCTTAATCATAAAAGACCGACCACAATTATCCGCTGATATTCCTTCAATCATGACAGACGAGCAATCAGAGATAGTTCTCAAAGTTGAAAGACGTTCTATATGACCATCATCTCCAAGAAAGGATATACGTAGATCAGATGTTGGCAAGAGAGACAGAGTTAAGTTCCCCCTGTTTCAGTTCCAAAAAATGATAAACATCAAGTAttgaaaaataaacaaaatcacATATGGCCATTGGCCACCCTATTTCACAAGATACAGCAATACAGTTATACAACTAAATATTATAATAAGGCCTTTAAGCTGATCTTAGCAAATGAAAATTGAAAAGCATTGAAATTTGAGTTTTCTTATCCTGAAGTTTGTAATCTTTAATAATTCTTTTTGAGGGATAGGAAACGCAAGAGTTGTTACTACTCTAAGATCCCTCATAACAATTACTAACTATCCAACATTCTAGAAACTGTCTACTAAACTGTGTGTGACACCATAACTTCTAGTATTACAATGCTCAAAAATTGTACATAACATGCTACCATTAGTCGATCACTTCACATGTTAAATGAAAGAGAATCAGTTCAACCACGTTAATGAGAAGCCTCCTTACAAGGGCTGTTATATTCAGTTAAATATAAGACTTACTAAAAGAGTTCGCCTAATAATATTAGCCACTCACATAATACTGGTATTAGATTTTCATAATACATAACATACACTTGACACATGGTTAAAGCCATCATGACAATATATCTTCAAATACGAACAGCACTGATGACCAAGTTTTCATGTTACAGATAATAAACAGTAGAAACAGAATTGAACACAGAGTTATTTTAATATCCCCAAAAAACAAGAGTGATCggtgggaatttttgaaatatataAAGCAAAAAGTAAAACCAACTGACTAGCAAAACAAGTTTTCTGAGCTTGAACATGTGGTCCATTAATGGACAACAGAAAATGTAGCAAAAATGAATCTTAAGTCAAAGAAACAAACAAAGATAAAGAAAAATCGTATGACAATACATGACACCAGATATCAGAACACAACACAACATGGCATAGCATAACTGTAAGAATATACAAGAGCATAACTCTACCTTTACTTCTTCTTAATTCAGAGATCATAATAGAATACGCCAGTTACCTACAATGAAAAGATATATTTATTTGGAAGGGTGAACATGTCACTATCAATAAGCTGATGTGCACGAGCCTAGAATTCAGACTTCTATTCATTCAATTCCATGATATGCAATTATGAGTAATCAGATGTgaacatatatttttttaaaagagaCAATTATCAGTTTAATGGAACAAGTTAGATTGAAAGTACGTCAAGTAATAAGCAGACAGTAAAACAATTTGTGGCATGTTAGAAATTGATATAACCCACAATTAAGCTAGTAAGCTGCAGCAGATATTTCACACTCAAACAACACTTGAACGTTGAAAACTCAGGTGATAACTACTTGAAAAATCTAATAAACCATGTCATTCCACCAACCTTCATGGTTACCTTCCCGTATCAAACAGACCAGCTAGCTATGATAAATCTCAGGCCAAAACGCAGTTGTCTACGAAGCAACCAAATGCTATCCAGTACGCAAATATCACCCGTGGTTAGGTACATAAACGTCTGCAATTCATGTACACGGCACTCAAAATTTTCACCCTAACAGTTTTAGGGATCAGAAGTATATAGAATGCCCTAGAATCATGGGTGTGTGTTTGTGTGAATGACCACTATGGCATTAGAGCAGTTCTATGCCAGATTGCCAGTCCAtcacaaacaacaaatcttaaaaTGCAGCATGAAAGTGGAGATCACTAAGGCATCAGAAGCACAGTTCTATGCTAATCCATCACAAACAAAAATTCTTAAAATGCCAAGTAAAAACAAGTAGTAGTTAGTGAAGATTAATCCTAGTGGCGTAAAACCCCACGTAAAATGATAAATTATAAGATGCGCACATAAAACTTCGATATAAAGTGCTATTCATATTCTACACCATCTATCAAGAAAGAAACAATAGTGATGTCATTGCGCATTGTAAGTACTGGAATGAATACCATTGCCTTGCATTCTAGGTGAACTACTTTTAAAACATGTTAACAAGACAAGCTAAGACCAGACAGTTTACATCCAATTTTATTTTTGCTTTAAGTACCACGTAGATCAGTCCAGACTTAATTCATACACTAGGCTCAATCCACTAAAAGTCTGATCCAAACACCCAGTCCACATTAAGTGGACCAAGACACAATAAAACACTCTCATAGTAAAACCTATGCAGGTTCGAATGCATCTAACTTTCATTCAATTCCCAATAAGCATAGAAAGTGACCTTAAACTATGTATGGCAAACTAAGAATGGAGATGCAAAGCAAATGTACCATAGGTTTGACTCGACCCCCCGAATTTACAAATGAAAACAAGCAACCCAAACCTGGCTATATAGCCATAACTTCAGCTAGATTACCCCAATCAACAACTGGGACCAAATACTCAACGCTCATATGAATCAACAGATTGAATAACATGCCAAATTGTCGGTTTTATACTTTTAGGGATCAAGCAAATATTCATGGAGAGATGCATATGTTGTTTCAGTTTCAATTATAACGCATCAAAATTAAGTTGTAGACCAATATCAAATTGCAACTACCTTGCACTGGATGGAACTAGAAGACTTCCTTGCTTGTCAATCTTGCCAACGCGAACCGACACAAGCGGAACACACAAGCACCTTGCAAGCAATCCAACTTCTGATGGTTCGAAGTGCTGTAACAAAAAAATGCATCCACatcatataatataatatatagtaTATATCAGCAATTAATCAACAGGAACTTTCATATATCTCCAGTTATACTTGCTTATTGAACTATTGTAACAATATTTCAACAACTATACATCATAGTTTCAATCTTATATCAATAATATCTATATCAAATCAACAAAATACAAATTCAATCATTCAGACACCTGAGTAATTAAAACTGATAGATAATTAACAATACCTGACTCAGATGCGAAAACAATCGATCCTCAGCGACGCCACTAGACACGTTAAGCTTAAGCAACGGCTTCAACCTCTCATCAGCACGACACGCTCCCATGACCTGCATATCAAGCGCCTGTAGCCACTGCATAACCGTTCCATGAGCGCTCCGATGAATCAACAAATCATCATCGCTATCTCCGTCGCCAACAAACAAATCGGTCAAACGATCCGCAAGTCCGATTCCATTACCGCTCCGCCGTGTCGACGAATCTCCAGAAACCGCATCCGTACGTTCTTCACAACTTACCGATGATGAATCTTCGTTCTCATCATTTACGTCTCGATCATCAACCGATTGTTGTTTCTCGTGATTGTTCATATTGAAATGATTGATGATTAAGGATTTGGTAACGAATTTGAGAGGAATCGGTGATTTAGAAACCCTAGATGTTGAGGGATCTAAATATCTAATTGAGGGGTGTGATTGGATaataatattttgtgtatataataATTGGTAGAGAAGAGAAACAAGGGAGATAAGGGAGGGATTTGTATAGGAAAGGAGGGTACGGACGTGAAGGAAAAGTTAAGTGGGAATTAAGTGGATGGTTGGAGTCCGGTGGGGGCCATGCTGACTGTTTTCCAGATCAGCAAAAGCGGGCCTGTGTTGTTGTGCGGAAGTGAACGAGAGAGTGACACGTTGTTAAGGAGCCGACTATTTGGTATTGTGGGGTATTTTAAGAGAAAGATCCCTTTACTATTGGTATCTAAAATCACTTTTTGTAGGGCTGGCATATCGGGTCAACCcgatctgttaagacacgaacccgataagacacgaacacgaaatctgtaaacacgaacacgacacgaaatcttatcgtgtcTAATTTtccaaacacgaacacgaacctgttaataaacatgttacacgaaatgacctgttaagacacgaaaatgTTACCAACATATCATATgacctgtttaagacacgaacatgacctgttaagacacgaacacggcCTGTTAAGACACaaacacgacctgttaagacacgaacacgacctgttaagacacgaaaacgacctgttaagacacgaacatgaCATGTTAACCCCAcatatttgatatatttttttaatttaaaattataaacaGGTCACTAACGGGTCTTAACAGGTTAACGGGttttaacctgtttagacacgaaatttaaacaggtcttatcgtgtcgacctgtttagacacgaaacctgttaaggtcaaacacgaaacctgttaacttcgtgtaggttcgtgtcgtgttatcgtgttcgtgt
Above is a window of Helianthus annuus cultivar XRQ/B chromosome 14, HanXRQr2.0-SUNRISE, whole genome shotgun sequence DNA encoding:
- the LOC110904920 gene encoding uncharacterized protein LOC110904920, encoding MNNHEKQQSVDDRDVNDENEDSSSVSCEERTDAVSGDSSTRRSGNGIGLADRLTDLFVGDGDSDDDLLIHRSAHGTVMQWLQALDMQVMGACRADERLKPLLKLNVSSGVAEDRLFSHLSQHFEPSEVGLLARCLCVPLVSVRVGKIDKQGSLLVPSSARGNLTLSLLPTSDLRISFLGDDGHIERLSTLRTISDCSSVMIEGISADNCGRSFMIKIPTIDEPFYFWCSEKSILLGNELLDKMKNLLEKKPSLADLTGISDSRLECFVTHLRTCLVGSNENNSTAPMLLTTSSSTTSLGHGGTGKSSQSALKSSRSLSPKANSFKEGSPRNLASLKNVVKDKLRRKGEASSFSCVENPDAISVSSSSSPIVSTSDQSSEGKIPESAIDTRMLFPLVTGLEVGLAEKTIDDTSVLSSTPPIPPFSPYYCWCPPVASTLQYTVASSSVADSYTLPPLSSLLAGSTSSSLLTPKPTLNLDEIPPFLPEPLVRLPISMPTSQQIPLFTPLMTDSIVHIPVIDICSSGQAYLVSGGPAMNVTIPPLHQALVSPLIQETESMAEKSARDTLRLLISGSSQLPSVLAHVDGNQNGLVSGSRGLYGGATDVNHAIANSIAAMGLVSLTERSSGVMRRCLDGGDLVDLLGDSGGTCSNNDDSSFSDSGTGKNQ